A single Blattabacterium sp. (Mastotermes darwiniensis) str. MADAR DNA region contains:
- the mdh gene encoding malate dehydrogenase yields MKITIIGAGNVGASCASLLANKGIVKEIILLDRKEKLAEGKSLDISQMLSIVGSNTKVLGVTNDYSKSENSEIIIITSGIPRKPGMSRDELVNTNAEIIHSVTNKSIHFSPKAKFIIVSNPLDVMTYVCYKTAKVDSSRVMGMAGILDSTRYRYFLSKELNCSPMDIQTLLLGGHGNTMVPLYRYTSISGIPIFELLSKEKNKIIIEKTKSGGEEIVNLLGTSAWMAPSVSVVKMVESILNDSKRILSCSVFLKGEYEFTDMCLGVPIVLGKSGMEKIIELQLNKEEINLLKKSANHIQSMIRGLNRINF; encoded by the coding sequence ACTATTATTGGAGCAGGAAATGTGGGAGCCTCATGTGCTAGTTTATTGGCTAATAAAGGAATAGTCAAAGAAATTATTTTATTGGATAGGAAAGAAAAATTAGCGGAAGGAAAAAGTCTAGATATATCTCAGATGTTATCCATTGTTGGATCAAATACTAAGGTTCTTGGTGTTACCAATGATTATTCAAAATCGGAAAATTCTGAAATAATTATTATTACTTCTGGAATTCCCAGAAAACCAGGAATGAGCCGTGATGAATTGGTAAATACTAATGCAGAAATTATTCATTCTGTGACTAATAAATCCATCCATTTTTCTCCTAAAGCAAAATTTATAATTGTTTCTAATCCATTGGATGTGATGACCTATGTTTGTTATAAAACCGCAAAGGTGGATTCTTCTCGTGTTATGGGAATGGCAGGTATATTGGACTCAACTAGATATCGTTATTTTTTATCCAAAGAATTAAATTGTTCTCCTATGGATATACAAACATTATTATTAGGAGGGCATGGAAATACTATGGTTCCTTTATACAGATATACTTCTATATCAGGAATTCCTATTTTTGAATTATTGTCGAAAGAAAAAAATAAGATTATTATTGAAAAAACTAAAAGTGGGGGAGAAGAGATTGTTAATTTATTGGGGACATCTGCGTGGATGGCTCCTAGTGTTTCTGTTGTTAAAATGGTAGAATCCATTCTTAATGATTCCAAACGAATTTTATCATGTTCTGTTTTCTTAAAAGGGGAATATGAGTTTACAGATATGTGTTTAGGAGTTCCAATTGTTTTAGGAAAATCGGGAATGGAAAAAATTATAGAATTACAATTAAATAAAGAAGAAATAAATCTGTTGAAGAAATCTGCTAATCACATACAAAGTATGATAAGAGGATTGAATCGTATTAATTTTTAA